A stretch of Mya arenaria isolate MELC-2E11 chromosome 14, ASM2691426v1 DNA encodes these proteins:
- the LOC128217931 gene encoding BLOC-1-related complex subunit 6-like, protein MASETENMNTPSCNKMEVSGTESGYLTDSFIMGKEKNGLQDSSGEPASNSENDITPCAENLMAFSDSSGTASPQNSETGNLSCNGTSQNYEGSEESNRNGDLHSLPSLDINELKTIDEIFTSNFSLNRPESLPIKEKDNSANKCRSKSDIHSGSVMDSDHASEGRKRSKSSGFPIPKQKEGVLISEELLSKSLPHGKVVKRETGMIEFIADDLQEMIRMSSPISKTASEVSSRRSSDYSITSVESMASSSMATSMTSGMSRSSFPQSPDCIPPIDPIAVHEIENQARLVAENLDQMMSNLHNNLHKMSAISVGCEEAYKTSVDVTCDSVDSSIKSMYAMMAKCEELSSAMLPVYKLNDQIKDIKRLLDRFEDKLHVAEKPS, encoded by the exons ATGGCAAGTGAAACAGAAAACATGAATACCCCAAGCTGCAATAAAATGGAAGTCTCTGGAACTGAGAGTGGCTACCTCACAGACTCATTTATTATGGGGAAGGAAAAAAATGGCCTTCAAGATTCATCCGGAGAGCCAGCTAGTAATTCAGAAAATGATATAACTCCATGTGCTGAAAACCTAATGGCTTTTAGCGATTCAAGTGGTACTGCAAGTCCTCAGAATTCCGAAACTGGAAACTTGTCTTGTAATGGGACAAGTCAGAATTATGAAGGTAGTGAAGAAAGTAACAGAAATGGTGACCTACACAGTTTACCAAGTTTAGATATCAATGAATTGAAGACAATAGATGAAATCTTTACATCAAACTTTAGTCTAAACAGACCGGAATCTTTGCCAATTAAAGAAAAAGACAACAGTGCAAACAAATGTAGAAGCAAGAGTGATATTCACTCTGGAAGTGTAATGGACAGTGACCATGCTTCTGAAGGCAGGAAAAGGAGTAAAAGTTCGGGATTCCCAATTCCAAAACAGAAAGAAGGTGTGCTCATATCAGAAGAACTACTGTCCAAAAGTTTACCCCATGGCAAGGTTGTAAAGAGGGAAACGGGAATGATCGAGTTTATTGCAGATGACCTACAGGAGATGATACGTATGAGCAGTCCAATTTCCAAAACTG CGAGTGAAGTGAGTAGTCGGCGTTCCAGTGACTACAGCATCACAAGCGTAGAGAGTATGGCATCAAGCTCCATGGCTACATCCATGACCTCTGGAATGTCAAGGTCATCCTTTCCGCAGAGCCCTGACTGCATCCCACCAATTGACCCCATTGCTGTGCATGAAATCGAGAACCAGGCCAGGCTTGTGGCAGAAAACCTCGACCAGATGATGAGCAATCTTCACAATAACCTACATAAG ATGTCCGCCATCAGTGTGGGATGTGAGGAGGCATACAAGACTTCAGTGGACGTCACCTGTGACTCTGTGGATTCAAGCATAAAG TCAATGTATGCCATGATGGCCAAGTGTGAGGAACTGTCCTCTGCCATGTTACCTGTCTACAAGCTCAATGACCAAAT TAAAGACATCAAGAGACTTCTGGACAGATTTGAAGACAAGCTGCACGTAGCTGAAAAACCATCATGA
- the LOC128217482 gene encoding uncharacterized protein LOC128217482 — protein MEQMTDLKTENLKKGAAPVNNDDIIDLIQTNMFAEIGCGPLCRVNPLTDRGKRFQLFKILCLTVIPILGVWGFTMYSLSDSVESKTDIEVAKNSMSIVVVLGRLIHRLQMERDMSVLYLSDLGPGTKTFLLAEYMATDDALAKLTIWPGALQRNPREQFRSKVNLMSYIAQHRTSLNPKKVNLYEEINFYSDITREFLEWLVENIKGTGFGSTWKTLVAYQKITRCKEDIGVERAYGAMFYTIGMFPRWVDFEFYNDQVHDFKYNYKTAVFYSDIVVPLLMEEVKGNDQSTGANITVTINEYRSEIQYHDLNVSYKSEEKTKWFFDNMTQYLDSLLTIQEKVAKRITEEVDEVLKQVVTKVVIYASMVVVVIAMCPVIMFSSEALASDIQRYTQTLVEKTKELNLEKHKTDTLLYQMVPKSIAERLKCCSSVESEFYRSVTVFFSGISGFNQVCSECPPMELVKILNSFYTSVDEQIGNYDVYKVETINDCYMVASGLPSRNGEKHVAEIASMAIDALHMSRTKKFTADNSTPIQLQIGINTGSVSAGIVGTVMLRYCLFGDTVNIASRMKSYGLPNRIHISDNTYACLLKTGKFKMKFRANMDIKGKGRMDTYWLIDRLYGGTGGPHQEDYSKDSRFPEDRYIQEEPNERPMPAFKVSGTDSKMADDGDVKRPDDIKNKRAYDRQTESEGYSRNSSLEASGRSSVDN, from the exons ATGGAGCAAATGACCGATTTGAA GACGGAGAACCTGAAGAAGGGGGCAGCTCCAGTCAACAATGACGACATCATTGATCTCATTCAGACCAACATGTTCGCAGAGATAGGATGTG GGCCCCTGTGTCGCGTGAACCCACTTACAGACCGGGGCAAGCGGTTCCAACTGTTCAAGATCCTCTGTCTCACCGTCATCCCGATCCTCGGGGTGTGGGGTTTCACTATGTACTCGCTGTCCGACAGTGTCGAGAGCAAGACCGACATTGAAGTG GCTAAGAACTCGATGTCGATCGTGGTGGTGCTGGGGCGGCTTATCCACCGGCTGCAGATGGAGCGTGACATGAGCGTCCTCTACTTGAGTGACCTGGGTCCGGGAACCAAGACATTCCTTCTCGCGGAGTACATGGCCACGGACGACGCACTGGCGAAACTCACCATCTGGCCTGGGGCGCTGCAG AGAAACCCCCGAGAGCAGTTCCGGTCGAAGGTGAACCTGATGTCGTATATCGCCCAGCACCGTACCTCTCTCAACCCTAAGAAGGTTAACCTTTACGAGGAAATTAACTTCTACAG CGATATCACCCGTGAGTTTCTGGAGTGGCTTGTGGAGAATATCAAGGGTACGGGGTTCGGCTCCACCTGGAAGACGCTGGTTGCCTACCAGAAGATCACTCGGTGTAAGGAGGATATCGGGGTGGAGCGGGCGTATGGTGCCATGTTCTACACTATCGGCATGTTTCCCCGCTGGGTGGACTTTGAGTTCTACAACGACCAGGTGCATGACTTCAAGTACAACTACAAGACGGCTGTCTTCTACTCGGACATCGTGGTGCCCCTACTTATGGAGGAAGttaag GGCAACGACCAGTCGACGGGTGCCAATATTACAGTAACGATTAACGAATACCGGTCTGAGATTCAATATCACGACCTGAACGTCTCCTATAAGAGCGAGGAGAAAACCAAGTGGTTCTTCGACAACATGACCCAGTATCTGGACTCCTTACTCACCATCCAGGAGAAGGTGGCCAAGAGAATCACAGAGGAAGTGGATGAAGTCCTTAAACAG GTTGTAACAAAAGTGGTCATCTACGCGTCAATGGTAGTGGTTGTCATAGCGATGTGTCCCGTGATCATGTTCTCCTCCGAGGCACTGGCCAGCGACATCCAACGCTACACACAGACTCTAGTCGAGAAAACTAAGGAACTCAATCTCGAGAAACACAAAACCGACACTCTACTCTATCAGATGGTACCGAAGAGTATTGCCGAGCGTCTCAAGTGTTGTTCTTCGGTAGAGTCGGAGTTTTATCGTTCTGTCACGGTGTTCTTCTCGGGAATTTCCGGATTTAATCAAGTATGTTCAGAGTGTCCTCCAATGGAACTGGTAAAGATTTTGAACAGCTTCTACACATCAGTGGACGAACAGATTGGAAACTATGATGTCTACAAAGTAGAAACAATCAACGACTGTTATATGGTCGCCTCAG GCCTGCCAAGCCGGAACGGTGAAAAGCACGTGGCGGAGATAGCATCAATGGCGATAGACGCCCTGCACATGTCCCGGACCAAAAAGTTCACCGCCGACAACAGCACACCCATACAACTTCAGATTGGCATAAACACCG GGTCAGTGTCGGCGGGGATTGTGGGGACAGTGATGTTGCGATACTGCTTGTTCGGAGACACCGTCAACATTGCGTCCAGGATGAAGAGCTATGGACTAC CTAACCGCATCCACATTAGCGACAACACATACGCTTGCCTGCTGAAGACTGGCAAGTTCAAGATGAAGTTTCGCGCTAATATGGACATAAAG GGCAAGGGTCGGATGGACACGTACTGGCTGATCGACCGCCTGTACGGGGGGACGGGCGGGCCCCACCAAGAAGACTACAGTAAGGACTCCCGCTTCCCTGAGGACCGGTACATACAAGAAGAGCCAAACGAAAGGCCAATGCCAGCGTTCAAAG TTTCAGGAACTGACTCAAAAATGGCAGACGACGGTGACGTCAAACGTCCAGACGACATCAAGAATAAGCGCGCCTATGATCGACAGACGGAAAGTGAAGGGTATAGCCGTAACAGCTCCCTTGAAGCTAGCGGTAGAAGCTCCGTTGACAACtaa